The Peribacillus sp. FSL E2-0218 genome contains a region encoding:
- a CDS encoding YjcZ family sporulation protein produces MSNCGHESNCGCDNGVGGFGGGFAFIVVLFILLIIVGAACFGGGGDNGGGYGGVQGYGGYC; encoded by the coding sequence TTGTCTAATTGTGGTCATGAATCAAATTGCGGTTGCGATAACGGTGTTGGCGGTTTTGGTGGAGGTTTCGCTTTTATAGTCGTTTTGTTTATCCTCTTAATCATTGTCGGAGCGGCTTGCTTCGGCGGCGGTGGCGATAACGGTGGCGGTTATGGCGGCGTTCAAGGATATGGCGGTTACTGCTAA
- a CDS encoding thiol-disulfide oxidoreductase DCC family protein, whose translation MNPVILFDGDCNFCDASVQFIIKRDPKGLFHFASLQSEAGQELLKKYDVPADIDSMVLIEKDQAHYKSSAALRISRRLQGAWKLCYGFIVVPSFIRNMVYDFIAKNRYKWFGKKEESCMLPSPSVRKRFL comes from the coding sequence ATGAATCCGGTGATATTGTTTGATGGGGATTGCAACTTTTGTGATGCGAGCGTGCAGTTCATTATAAAGCGGGATCCGAAGGGGCTTTTTCATTTTGCTTCTCTTCAAAGCGAGGCAGGGCAGGAGCTGCTGAAAAAGTACGATGTTCCTGCGGACATTGATAGCATGGTGCTGATCGAGAAGGACCAAGCCCATTATAAATCGTCTGCAGCCTTGAGGATTTCCCGCAGGTTACAAGGGGCATGGAAGCTGTGTTACGGTTTCATCGTCGTTCCAAGCTTCATCCGGAATATGGTTTATGACTTCATTGCCAAAAACCGGTACAAATGGTTCGGGAAGAAGGAAGAAAGCTGTATGCTGCCATCGCCTAGTGTTCGGAAGCGCTTTTTATAA